The following coding sequences are from one Pseudonocardia sp. HH130630-07 window:
- a CDS encoding amino acid-binding protein, whose amino-acid sequence MSFLLRVLLPDKPGNLGAVATALGGAGADILSVDVVERGDGHAIDDIAVEMSTHRPPDVLITAAESVPGVTVESVRPHTGKLDTHRELELLDEIAGDPAHGLDLLAAEVPRLFRAGWALVAVSEDGRSYRIAESSASPETRSGDLPWLPLDRAIALDDGHWVPEPWRAMDTELAAAPFGTGVPPKTLVVGRPGGPVFRPSELARLAHLAGIVATVLKA is encoded by the coding sequence GTGTCGTTCCTGCTCCGGGTCCTGCTCCCGGACAAGCCCGGCAACCTCGGGGCCGTCGCCACCGCACTCGGCGGGGCGGGCGCGGACATCCTGAGCGTCGACGTCGTCGAGCGCGGTGACGGCCACGCGATCGACGACATCGCCGTCGAGATGTCGACGCACCGGCCACCGGACGTCCTCATCACCGCCGCGGAGTCGGTGCCCGGCGTGACCGTGGAGTCGGTCCGCCCGCACACCGGCAAGCTCGACACGCACCGCGAGCTGGAGCTGCTCGACGAGATCGCCGGGGACCCGGCGCACGGGCTCGACCTGCTCGCCGCCGAGGTTCCCCGCTTGTTCCGCGCCGGCTGGGCGCTGGTGGCGGTCAGCGAGGACGGGCGGTCCTACCGGATCGCGGAGAGCTCGGCCTCGCCGGAGACCCGCAGCGGCGACCTGCCCTGGCTGCCCCTGGACCGGGCGATCGCGCTGGACGACGGTCACTGGGTCCCCGAGCCGTGGCGGGCCATGGACACCGAGCTGGCCGCGGCCCCGTTCGGCACCGGGGTGCCGCCGAAGACCCTCGTGGTGGGACGCCCGGGCGGCCCGGTCTTCCGCCCCTCCGAGCTGGCTCGGCTGGCCCACCTGGCCGGCATCGTGGCGACCGTCCTGAAGGCCTGA
- a CDS encoding AAA family ATPase, producing MGGTGGGARLVVFAGLPGVGKTSLARATATGLDATYLRIDTIETAIQATLTPVRGNPVGYVVAARVAADQLRAGRPVVADAVNGVAEARRLWVDLAAGCAAPVRFVEVVCSDPAEHRRRVEARVPDLPGQSVPTWTDVQDREWQPFTGDRLVVDNTGDPADAVARVLTWLSS from the coding sequence GTGGGTGGAACGGGTGGCGGAGCGCGGCTCGTCGTCTTCGCGGGGCTCCCCGGCGTCGGCAAGACGAGTCTCGCCCGAGCGACGGCGACCGGCCTGGACGCCACCTACCTGCGGATCGACACGATCGAGACGGCGATCCAGGCGACGCTGACGCCGGTGCGCGGCAACCCCGTCGGGTACGTCGTCGCCGCCCGGGTGGCCGCCGACCAGTTGCGGGCGGGCCGCCCGGTGGTCGCCGACGCGGTCAACGGGGTCGCCGAGGCGCGCCGGCTGTGGGTGGACCTGGCCGCCGGGTGCGCGGCGCCGGTCCGGTTCGTCGAGGTCGTCTGCAGCGATCCCGCCGAGCACCGCAGGCGGGTGGAGGCCCGGGTCCCGGACCTGCCGGGCCAGTCCGTGCCGACCTGGACCGACGTGCAGGACCGGGAGTGGCAGCCGTTCACCGGCGACCGTCTCGTCGTGGACAACACCGGCGATCCGGCAGACGCCGTCGCCCGGGTCCTGACCTGGCTGTCCTCCTAG
- a CDS encoding 3-keto-5-aminohexanoate cleavage protein codes for MLQAALNGSRPADAHPALPVLPRHLARDARAVARLGITSVHVHPRDDSGAETNDPAVVGDVVALIRQEAPGIEIGVPMGRWIQPDPNDRVETVLTWGRLGAGKPDVCGVNVHELGWTDVCRAAASVGIAVELGVWTSGDAVTLRQNGLPPGTRRVIAESTVIDPETAVAEGIRILRALGQPPVPVLLHGEEEGAWPILEYATRVNIDTRIGFEDVLVRPDGWLATGNDDLVRTALSIRV; via the coding sequence GTGTTGCAGGCGGCACTCAACGGGTCACGACCGGCGGATGCGCATCCGGCCCTCCCGGTACTGCCGCGGCACCTGGCGCGTGACGCCCGGGCCGTCGCCCGGCTCGGGATCACCTCGGTGCACGTCCACCCGCGGGACGACTCCGGCGCGGAGACGAACGACCCGGCCGTGGTCGGTGACGTCGTCGCGCTGATCCGCCAGGAGGCACCGGGCATCGAGATCGGCGTGCCGATGGGCCGCTGGATCCAGCCCGACCCGAACGACCGGGTCGAGACGGTGCTCACCTGGGGCCGGCTCGGGGCCGGCAAGCCCGACGTGTGCGGCGTCAACGTCCACGAGCTCGGCTGGACCGACGTCTGCCGGGCCGCGGCCTCGGTCGGGATCGCCGTCGAGCTCGGCGTCTGGACCAGCGGCGACGCCGTGACCCTGCGGCAGAACGGGCTGCCGCCGGGGACCCGGCGGGTGATCGCGGAGTCGACCGTCATCGACCCGGAGACGGCCGTGGCGGAGGGCATCCGGATCCTGCGCGCGCTCGGCCAGCCCCCGGTCCCGGTGCTGCTGCACGGCGAGGAGGAGGGCGCCTGGCCGATCCTGGAGTACGCGACCCGGGTCAACATCGACACCCGGATCGGCTTCGAGGACGTGCTGGTCCGCCCGGACGGCTGGCTGGCCACCGGCAACGACGACCTGGTCCGGACCGCCCTGTCGATCCGGGTCTGA
- the ligA gene encoding NAD-dependent DNA ligase LigA, whose product MSGDPANLPVVSSPTDEQARERHAQLATEVADHQFRYYVLDAPVVSDGQFDELWHELLALEEAHPELVTPDSPTQKVGGTFSTVFTAHDHLERMLSLDNAFSPDDLRTWQERVTREVGENLHYLCELKIDGLAVNLLYEDGTLTRALTRGDGRTGEDITLNMRTLGEVPVTLTGTAEFPVPRLVEVRGEVYFRLADFDRLNASLVEAGKEPFANPRNTAAGSLRQKDPRVTASRNLRLICHGIGKREGFTPVTQSQAYDALVAWGLPISPRTKVLRGIDRVIEYVEHWGEHRHDVEHEIDGVVVKVDEVGLQRRLGATSRFPRWAIAYKYPPEQAATRLLDIRVNVGRTGRVTPYAVMEPVKVAGSTVEMATLHNADEVRRKGVLIGDRVVIRKAGDVIPEVLGPVADVRDGSEREFVMPTHCPECGTALARQKAGDVDRRCPNARSCPAQLRERLFHVAGRGSFDIEGLGYEAAVALLTSGVLTDEGDVFALTADDLLRTELFRNQKGELTVNGGKLLIHLDAAKDRPLWRVLVGLSIRHVGPTAAQALAREFGSMEALELAAAAAKEGTEAAGVEIVSDGSAGDEPVAAGVTDASPAAAGTAATETAAGGTAVDGASGGTAVDAATGDTAVDGGAGDTSAAEASGDAEAAVAEAEKQERAAVRARAKAVAEALAPIAGVDGVGPTIAAAVRDWFSVDWHREVVDRWRASGVRMADEQDDSVPRFLEGLSIVITGSMENWSRDEAKEAIMARGGRAAGSVSKKTAFLVAGEAPGSKFDKATELGVPVLDEAGFEILLGRGPEAATEHAAAE is encoded by the coding sequence CTGTCGGGGGACCCGGCTAACCTCCCCGTCGTGAGTTCCCCGACCGACGAGCAGGCCCGCGAGCGGCACGCGCAGCTGGCCACCGAGGTGGCCGACCACCAGTTCCGGTACTACGTGCTGGACGCGCCGGTCGTCTCCGACGGCCAGTTCGACGAGCTCTGGCACGAGCTGCTCGCGCTGGAGGAGGCGCACCCGGAGCTGGTCACGCCGGACTCGCCCACCCAGAAGGTCGGCGGCACGTTCTCCACCGTCTTCACCGCGCACGACCACCTGGAGCGGATGCTCTCGCTGGACAACGCGTTCTCCCCGGACGACCTGCGCACCTGGCAGGAGCGGGTGACCAGGGAGGTGGGGGAGAACCTGCACTACCTGTGCGAGCTCAAGATCGACGGGCTGGCGGTCAACCTGCTCTACGAGGACGGCACCCTCACCCGCGCGCTGACCAGGGGCGACGGGCGCACCGGCGAGGACATCACGCTGAACATGCGCACCCTCGGCGAGGTCCCGGTCACGCTCACCGGCACCGCGGAGTTCCCGGTGCCGCGGCTGGTCGAGGTCCGCGGCGAGGTCTACTTCCGGCTGGCGGACTTCGACCGGCTCAACGCGTCGCTGGTCGAGGCCGGCAAGGAGCCGTTCGCGAACCCGCGCAACACCGCGGCCGGGTCGCTGCGCCAGAAGGACCCGCGGGTCACCGCGTCGCGGAACCTCCGGCTGATCTGCCACGGCATCGGGAAGCGGGAGGGCTTCACCCCGGTCACCCAGTCCCAGGCCTACGACGCGCTGGTCGCGTGGGGCCTGCCGATCTCGCCGCGCACGAAGGTGCTGCGGGGGATCGACCGGGTGATCGAGTACGTCGAGCACTGGGGGGAGCACCGCCACGACGTCGAGCACGAGATCGACGGCGTCGTGGTCAAGGTCGACGAGGTCGGCCTGCAGCGCAGGCTCGGCGCCACGTCCCGGTTCCCGCGCTGGGCGATCGCCTACAAGTATCCCCCGGAGCAGGCGGCCACGAGGCTGCTCGACATCCGGGTCAACGTCGGGCGCACCGGCCGGGTGACCCCGTACGCCGTCATGGAGCCGGTCAAGGTCGCCGGCTCCACCGTGGAGATGGCGACCCTGCACAACGCCGACGAGGTCCGCCGCAAGGGCGTGCTCATCGGTGACCGGGTGGTGATCCGCAAGGCGGGTGACGTGATCCCGGAGGTGCTGGGCCCGGTGGCCGACGTCCGGGACGGCAGCGAGCGCGAGTTCGTGATGCCCACGCACTGCCCGGAGTGCGGCACCGCGCTGGCCCGGCAGAAGGCGGGCGACGTCGACCGGCGCTGCCCGAACGCCCGCTCCTGCCCGGCGCAGCTGCGCGAGCGGCTGTTCCACGTGGCGGGCCGCGGTTCCTTCGACATCGAGGGTCTCGGCTACGAGGCCGCGGTGGCGTTGCTGACCTCGGGCGTGCTGACCGACGAGGGCGACGTCTTCGCCCTGACCGCCGACGACCTGCTGCGGACCGAGCTGTTCCGCAACCAGAAGGGCGAGCTGACGGTCAACGGCGGCAAGCTCCTCATCCACCTGGACGCGGCGAAGGACCGGCCGCTGTGGCGGGTGCTGGTCGGGTTGTCGATCCGGCACGTGGGCCCGACCGCGGCACAGGCGCTGGCGCGGGAGTTCGGGTCGATGGAGGCCCTCGAACTCGCCGCGGCCGCGGCGAAGGAGGGCACCGAGGCGGCCGGCGTGGAGATCGTCTCCGACGGCTCCGCGGGCGACGAGCCCGTGGCGGCCGGCGTGACGGACGCATCCCCGGCGGCCGCCGGCACCGCCGCGACGGAGACCGCGGCCGGCGGCACCGCCGTGGACGGGGCGAGCGGCGGCACAGCCGTGGACGCGGCGACCGGCGACACCGCCGTCGACGGGGGCGCGGGCGACACCTCGGCCGCGGAGGCGAGCGGTGACGCCGAGGCCGCCGTCGCCGAGGCCGAGAAGCAGGAGCGAGCCGCGGTGCGTGCCCGGGCGAAGGCCGTCGCCGAGGCACTCGCCCCGATCGCCGGGGTGGACGGTGTCGGCCCCACCATCGCGGCGGCGGTCCGGGACTGGTTCTCGGTGGACTGGCACCGTGAGGTCGTGGACCGCTGGCGCGCGTCCGGCGTCCGGATGGCCGACGAGCAGGACGACTCGGTCCCGCGCTTCCTCGAGGGGCTGTCGATCGTGATCACCGGCTCGATGGAGAACTGGTCCCGGGACGAGGCCAAGGAGGCCATCATGGCCCGCGGCGGGCGGGCCGCCGGCTCGGTGTCGAAGAAGACGGCGTTCCTGGTGGCCGGCGAGGCCCCGGGCTCGAAGTTCGACAAGGCGACCGAGCTGGGCGTCCCGGTGCTCGACGAGGCCGGGTTCGAGATCCTCCTGGGCCGGGGCCCCGAGGCGGCGACGGAGCACGCCGCCGCGGAGTGA
- a CDS encoding ankyrin repeat domain-containing protein, translating into MGIGMDPAAVELAHRMFDLARSGAAEELGGFLDAGVPVELTDPKGDTLLILAAYHGHPGIVADLLDRGADPDRTNDRGQTAIAAALFARSAVAVTALLRAGADPDHGTPSARQTVEHFDLPDMRALLDRTLDS; encoded by the coding sequence ATGGGTATCGGCATGGACCCGGCCGCCGTGGAGCTCGCGCACCGGATGTTCGACCTGGCCCGCTCCGGCGCCGCCGAGGAGCTGGGCGGTTTCCTCGACGCCGGGGTCCCGGTCGAGCTCACCGACCCGAAGGGCGACACGCTGCTCATCCTGGCCGCCTACCACGGGCACCCCGGCATCGTCGCCGACCTGCTCGACCGCGGCGCCGATCCGGACCGCACCAACGACCGCGGCCAGACGGCGATCGCCGCCGCCCTGTTCGCCCGGTCGGCGGTGGCGGTGACGGCCCTGCTGCGCGCCGGCGCCGACCCGGACCACGGGACGCCGTCGGCCCGGCAGACCGTCGAGCACTTCGATCTCCCCGACATGCGGGCCCTCCTCGATCGCACCCTTGACAGTTAG
- a CDS encoding VOC family protein, whose translation MLRLGFPVIGVTDLDRAAAFWTAALGLSVSAEWSSATWRTLTGTGGARVLGLMHSVSPPEPRPRLHLDLLVDDTAEQESEVRRLVGLGATPPAWDDYPAEPDFVVLADPDGNVFCVVDLSRAPSSG comes from the coding sequence GTGCTGCGACTCGGGTTCCCCGTCATCGGCGTCACCGACCTCGACCGCGCCGCGGCGTTCTGGACGGCGGCACTCGGGCTCTCGGTGTCCGCGGAGTGGTCGAGCGCGACCTGGCGGACCCTCACCGGCACCGGCGGGGCGCGGGTGCTGGGGCTCATGCACAGCGTCTCCCCGCCCGAACCCCGGCCGCGGCTGCACCTCGACCTGCTGGTCGACGACACCGCCGAGCAGGAGTCCGAGGTCCGGCGGCTGGTCGGGCTGGGTGCGACGCCGCCCGCCTGGGACGACTACCCGGCCGAGCCGGACTTCGTCGTCCTCGCCGACCCGGACGGCAACGTCTTCTGCGTGGTCGACCTCAGCCGGGCTCCGTCGTCGGGCTGA
- a CDS encoding isochorismatase family protein, protein MTVTALDPTTALVVVDLQRGVLAADTVPHRTADVLDRSVALASAFRARDLPVVLVRVTYAADGADAAPGRTEAGGGTRPRPAGWDEMAPELADLPGTVTVTKRNWGAFHGTDLDLQLRRRGVTQVVLTGVATSFGVESTARAAHEHGYHVTLAVDAMSDLDPDAHTNAVTRIFPRLGETGSTAEILGLLATGSGLSPTTEPG, encoded by the coding sequence GTGACCGTCACCGCACTGGACCCGACCACCGCACTCGTCGTCGTCGACCTGCAGCGGGGGGTGCTCGCCGCGGACACCGTGCCGCACCGCACCGCCGACGTCCTGGACCGCTCGGTCGCCCTCGCCAGTGCCTTCCGCGCCCGCGACCTGCCGGTGGTGCTGGTGCGGGTCACGTACGCCGCGGACGGGGCGGACGCGGCACCCGGGCGCACCGAGGCGGGCGGCGGGACGCGACCGCGTCCCGCCGGGTGGGACGAGATGGCCCCGGAGCTGGCGGACCTGCCGGGCACGGTCACCGTCACCAAGCGGAACTGGGGCGCGTTCCACGGCACCGACCTGGACCTGCAGCTGCGCCGGCGGGGCGTGACCCAGGTCGTGCTCACCGGGGTGGCGACGAGCTTCGGGGTGGAGTCCACGGCGCGGGCCGCGCACGAGCACGGCTACCACGTCACGCTCGCCGTGGACGCGATGTCCGACCTCGACCCCGACGCGCACACGAACGCGGTGACCCGGATCTTCCCGCGGCTGGGGGAGACCGGGAGCACCGCGGAGATCCTCGGCCTGCTCGCCACCGGCTCCGGGCTCAGCCCGACGACGGAGCCCGGCTGA
- a CDS encoding peptide chain release factor 3, with protein sequence MTDPQDAHVIGETARRRTFAVISHPDAGKSTLTEALALHAEVIDSAGAVHGKSGRKGVTSDWMEMERARGISVSSAVLQFAYRDCVVNLLDTPGHGDFSEDTYRVLAAVDAAVMLLDAAKGLEPQTLKLFDVCRSRGVPIVTFVNKWDRPGREALELLDEVEQTIGLRPMPLTWPLGIAGQFKGLIERETGAYTAFTRAAGGATKATATEVDADTIAAQEPEYWQNAQDELGLLDEIGAGWDEKAFLTGHATPVLFGSALSNIGVARLLDSLVDLAPAPAARPDVEGHDRPLDAPTAGLVFKVQAGMDRAHRDRMAFLRICSGRFERGMILTHATTGKPFATKYAQSVFGAERRTVEEAFPGDIVGLVNATALRPGDTLYASEPVEFPSIPAFAPEHFAVIRARDAGKYKQFRKGIEQLGNEAVIQILRSDLRGDQAPVLAAVGPLQFDVVTGRLETEFNAPVTLDRLPYQIARLVDQDAAEALAGQSECEVLRRDADGAYLALFTNKWRMDIIERKFPDLRFEAMPAGSSIS encoded by the coding sequence GTGACCGACCCGCAGGACGCCCACGTCATCGGCGAGACCGCGCGCCGGCGCACCTTCGCCGTCATCTCCCACCCCGACGCCGGCAAGTCGACGCTCACCGAGGCGCTCGCGCTGCACGCCGAGGTCATCGACTCGGCGGGCGCCGTGCACGGCAAGTCCGGCCGCAAGGGCGTGACCTCGGACTGGATGGAGATGGAGCGCGCCCGCGGCATCTCGGTGTCCTCGGCGGTGCTGCAGTTCGCCTACCGCGACTGCGTGGTCAACCTGCTCGACACCCCGGGCCACGGCGACTTCTCCGAGGACACCTACCGGGTGCTCGCCGCCGTCGACGCCGCGGTGATGCTGCTCGACGCGGCCAAGGGCCTCGAACCCCAGACCCTCAAGCTGTTCGACGTCTGCCGCTCGCGCGGCGTCCCGATCGTCACCTTCGTCAACAAGTGGGACCGGCCCGGCCGCGAGGCGCTCGAACTGCTCGACGAGGTCGAGCAGACGATCGGCCTGCGCCCGATGCCGCTCACCTGGCCGCTGGGCATCGCCGGCCAGTTCAAGGGCCTGATCGAGCGCGAGACCGGCGCCTACACCGCGTTCACCCGGGCGGCGGGCGGCGCGACGAAGGCGACCGCGACCGAGGTCGACGCCGACACGATCGCCGCCCAGGAGCCCGAGTACTGGCAGAACGCGCAGGACGAGCTGGGCCTGCTCGACGAGATCGGCGCGGGCTGGGACGAGAAGGCGTTCCTCACCGGCCACGCCACGCCGGTGCTGTTCGGCTCGGCGCTGTCCAACATCGGCGTCGCCCGCCTGCTCGACTCGCTGGTCGACCTGGCCCCGGCCCCGGCCGCCCGCCCGGACGTCGAGGGCCACGACCGGCCGCTGGACGCGCCGACCGCCGGGCTGGTGTTCAAGGTGCAGGCCGGGATGGACCGGGCGCACCGGGACCGGATGGCGTTCCTGCGGATCTGCTCGGGCCGGTTCGAGCGCGGGATGATCCTCACCCACGCGACCACCGGCAAGCCGTTCGCCACGAAGTACGCGCAGTCGGTGTTCGGCGCCGAGCGCCGGACCGTCGAGGAGGCGTTCCCGGGCGACATCGTCGGGCTCGTCAACGCGACCGCGCTGCGCCCCGGGGACACGCTCTACGCGTCCGAGCCGGTCGAGTTCCCGTCGATCCCGGCGTTCGCCCCGGAGCACTTCGCGGTGATCCGGGCCCGCGACGCCGGCAAGTACAAGCAGTTCCGCAAGGGCATCGAGCAGCTGGGCAACGAGGCCGTCATCCAGATCCTGCGCTCGGACCTGCGCGGTGACCAGGCACCGGTGCTGGCGGCGGTCGGGCCGCTGCAGTTCGACGTCGTCACCGGGCGGCTGGAGACCGAGTTCAACGCCCCGGTCACCCTGGACCGGCTGCCGTACCAGATCGCCCGCCTGGTGGACCAGGACGCGGCCGAGGCGCTGGCCGGGCAGTCCGAGTGCGAGGTGCTGCGCCGCGACGCCGACGGGGCGTACCTCGCGTTGTTCACCAACAAGTGGCGGATGGACATCATCGAGCGCAAGTTCCCGGACCTGCGGTTCGAGGCGATGCCCGCGGGCTCGTCGATCTCCTGA
- a CDS encoding VOC family protein, with amino-acid sequence MPTFPAIHHVALSVTDLQVSEPWYVRLIGAEPAMTLSDGPFERRVFALPSGQLLGLTRHDDADGADAFSPSRPGMDHLGFGVTDRAGLEDWREHLDATGIAHDGIVEADYGLALSFKDPDGNALEFFVMAG; translated from the coding sequence GTGCCCACCTTCCCCGCCATCCATCACGTGGCCCTGTCGGTGACCGACCTGCAGGTCAGCGAGCCCTGGTACGTGCGCCTGATCGGCGCCGAGCCGGCGATGACGCTGTCCGACGGGCCCTTCGAACGTCGGGTGTTCGCCCTGCCGTCCGGCCAGCTGCTCGGGCTGACCCGGCACGACGACGCCGACGGCGCGGACGCGTTCTCCCCGTCCCGGCCCGGGATGGACCACCTCGGGTTCGGCGTGACCGACCGGGCCGGGCTGGAGGACTGGCGCGAGCACCTGGACGCCACCGGCATCGCGCACGACGGGATCGTCGAGGCCGACTACGGGCTGGCGCTGTCGTTCAAGGACCCGGACGGCAACGCGCTGGAGTTCTTCGTCATGGCCGGGTGA
- a CDS encoding SDR family NAD(P)-dependent oxidoreductase: MTGRLEGRRVLVTHADRYIGPPVVELFRAEGADVVADTTDYTTGPDVAARVVADAGEIDVLVANFAGPHRRMPVTSMIGEITDTTGSVDEEFQDYLDELVWPLLRVVTAALPAMTARRSGKIVAATSATPVRAIPGLAVYSAARGAQNAFLQVAGAEAAPHNVQVNGLGPAHIRNNMYYTDEMLADDEVRGSFEAQIPAGRLGEGREAAELALALASGASDFMAGQIVPLSGGWAT; this comes from the coding sequence ATGACCGGACGACTCGAGGGCAGGCGGGTGCTCGTCACCCACGCGGACCGCTACATCGGACCCCCGGTGGTCGAGCTGTTCCGCGCGGAGGGCGCGGACGTCGTCGCCGACACCACCGACTACACGACCGGGCCCGACGTGGCGGCCCGGGTGGTCGCGGACGCCGGCGAGATCGACGTGCTCGTCGCGAACTTCGCCGGGCCGCACCGCAGGATGCCGGTCACCAGCATGATCGGCGAGATCACCGACACCACCGGCTCCGTCGACGAGGAGTTCCAGGACTACCTCGACGAGCTGGTCTGGCCGCTGCTGCGGGTGGTCACCGCCGCGCTGCCGGCGATGACCGCGCGCCGCTCGGGCAAGATCGTCGCGGCGACGAGCGCGACGCCGGTACGGGCGATCCCCGGCCTCGCGGTGTACTCGGCGGCCCGCGGGGCGCAGAACGCGTTCCTGCAGGTGGCCGGCGCGGAGGCGGCCCCGCACAACGTGCAGGTCAACGGGCTCGGCCCGGCGCACATCCGGAACAACATGTACTACACCGACGAGATGCTGGCCGACGACGAGGTGCGCGGCTCGTTCGAGGCGCAGATCCCGGCCGGGCGGCTCGGCGAGGGCCGGGAGGCCGCCGAGCTGGCGCTGGCGCTGGCCTCGGGCGCGAGCGACTTCATGGCCGGGCAGATCGTGCCGCTCTCCGGTGGGTGGGCCACCTGA
- a CDS encoding isocitrate lyase/PEP mutase family protein — translation MTSTADKATRLQELHAAPELLLVVNVWDAITAKVVAETPGTTALATASHGIAAAHGYEDGENIPRDEMIAAVGLIAHTAGDLPVSADLEAGYGDPGGTVARAIDVGIVGANLEDQAKPLAESVKAVEAAVAAAGSAGVDFVLNARTDVFLKAGDKDPDAVLADAIERGRAYLGAGASTFFVPGKLDETQVGRLVEALGERTVNLIGIPGSIPLKTAQELGVARVSYGPWSQNVALTALAKLAEDVYDGGGLPADTRKLN, via the coding sequence ATGACCTCGACCGCCGACAAGGCCACCCGGCTGCAGGAGCTGCACGCCGCTCCGGAACTGCTCCTCGTCGTCAACGTGTGGGACGCGATCACCGCGAAGGTGGTCGCCGAGACCCCCGGGACGACCGCGCTCGCCACCGCCAGCCACGGCATCGCCGCCGCGCACGGCTACGAGGACGGGGAGAACATCCCGCGCGACGAGATGATCGCCGCGGTCGGCCTCATCGCGCACACCGCCGGTGACCTGCCGGTGAGCGCGGACCTGGAGGCCGGCTACGGCGACCCGGGCGGCACCGTCGCCCGCGCGATCGACGTCGGCATCGTCGGGGCGAACCTGGAGGACCAGGCCAAGCCGCTCGCGGAGTCGGTGAAGGCGGTCGAGGCGGCCGTCGCGGCGGCGGGGTCCGCCGGCGTCGACTTCGTGCTCAACGCGCGCACCGACGTGTTCCTCAAGGCCGGCGACAAGGACCCCGACGCCGTGCTGGCCGACGCGATCGAGCGCGGCCGGGCCTACCTCGGCGCCGGGGCGTCGACCTTCTTCGTGCCCGGCAAGCTCGACGAGACCCAGGTCGGGCGCCTCGTCGAGGCGCTGGGCGAGCGCACGGTCAACCTGATCGGCATCCCCGGCTCGATCCCGCTGAAGACCGCGCAGGAGCTGGGCGTCGCCCGGGTGTCCTACGGCCCCTGGAGCCAGAACGTCGCGCTCACCGCGCTGGCGAAGCTCGCCGAGGACGTCTACGACGGCGGTGGCCTCCCCGCCGACACCCGCAAGCTGAACTGA